In Methylobacterium aquaticum, the following are encoded in one genomic region:
- a CDS encoding dihydrodipicolinate synthase family protein — MHFTGLSAFPITPADAGGHVDGPALRRLVARLCAAGVDSIGVLGSTGSYPYLTREERRRALEAALDEAGGRVPVMAGIGALRTDEAVRLAQDARAAGAAAGLLAAVSYTPLTDDEVFAHVVTVAQESGLPLCLYDNPSTTHFRFGPELIGRLSRVPGIVAVKSPGQEPEAVAGHLAALRAAVPPGFSLGYSGDWLATEAMLAGAEAWYSVVAGMFPEAAVAIVRAVQRGDAAEARRLDARLEPLWALFRQSSSLRVMYACADLLGLTRAVPPRPILPLGEEARGRVAEVIRALDLR, encoded by the coding sequence ATGCATTTCACCGGACTCTCCGCCTTTCCGATCACGCCCGCCGATGCCGGGGGCCACGTCGACGGCCCGGCCCTGCGCCGGCTCGTCGCCCGGTTATGCGCGGCCGGCGTCGATTCGATCGGCGTCCTCGGCAGCACCGGCTCCTATCCCTACCTCACCCGCGAGGAGCGCCGCCGGGCGCTTGAGGCGGCCCTCGACGAGGCGGGCGGCCGGGTGCCGGTGATGGCCGGCATCGGTGCGCTGCGGACCGACGAGGCGGTGCGGCTGGCCCAGGACGCGAGGGCGGCCGGTGCCGCGGCCGGGCTCCTCGCGGCGGTGTCCTACACGCCGCTCACCGACGACGAGGTGTTCGCCCATGTCGTCACGGTGGCGCAGGAGAGCGGATTGCCGCTCTGCCTCTACGACAATCCCTCGACCACCCATTTCCGGTTCGGCCCGGAGCTGATCGGCCGCCTGAGCCGGGTGCCCGGCATCGTCGCGGTGAAGAGCCCGGGGCAGGAACCGGAGGCGGTGGCGGGCCACCTCGCGGCGTTGCGGGCGGCGGTGCCGCCGGGCTTCTCGCTGGGCTATAGCGGCGACTGGCTCGCCACCGAGGCGATGCTCGCCGGCGCGGAGGCCTGGTACAGCGTCGTCGCCGGGATGTTCCCGGAGGCCGCCGTGGCGATCGTCCGGGCCGTGCAGCGGGGGGACGCCGCCGAGGCGCGCCGGCTCGATGCCCGGCTCGAACCGCTCTGGGCGCTGTTCCGGCAGTCTTCGAGCCTGCGGGTCATGTATGCCTGCGCCGATCTCCTCGGCCTGACCCGGGCCGTGCCGCCGCGGCCGATCCTGCCGCTCGGCGAGGAGGCGCGGGGGCGGGTGGCGGAGGTGATCCGGGCGCTCGACCTCCGGTAG
- the tcuA gene encoding FAD-dependent tricarballylate dehydrogenase TcuA codes for MKTEWDIVVVGSGNAAMSAAIAGREQGRSVLVIEKAGRDLAGGNTAYTAGAMRFVYDGAEDLLPLLEDPHDPRLPNTDFGAYPAERFAADLLGFNDGRPLSREQQALIAESYDAVRWLASRGVKFEPIYSRQSFEKDGRHVFWGGLTLATRGEGHGLAEAERAAFEALGGEIRYGCAAEELIVEGGRVRGLRTSTGEIRARAVVLGCGGFEANAAMREEFIGPGWAEAKVRGTPHNQGDGLAMAFRLGARRHGFYGGCHATPMDRFTPPYGNLDLPHLERKHYRKICYFLGVMLNARGERFVDEGRDFRNYTYAQFGRAIMEQPGHVAWQIFDAAVDPLLYSEYRFHDAHFIEADTLDALIDRLDGLTDKAQARATIAAFNQAVDESVPFDPTVKDGRGTKGLALPKSNWARRIEAGPFKAYPVTGGITFTYGGVEVDGDGAVLHESGAPIPGLYACGEMVGGVFFNGYPGGSGLTSGVVFGRRAGNGAARAG; via the coding sequence ATGAAAACCGAGTGGGACATCGTCGTCGTCGGCTCCGGCAATGCCGCGATGAGCGCGGCCATCGCCGGGCGCGAGCAGGGCCGCAGCGTCCTGGTGATCGAGAAGGCCGGGCGGGATCTCGCCGGCGGCAACACCGCCTACACGGCGGGCGCGATGCGCTTCGTCTATGACGGCGCCGAGGACCTGCTGCCGCTGCTGGAGGACCCGCACGACCCGCGTCTCCCGAACACCGATTTCGGCGCCTATCCGGCCGAGCGTTTCGCCGCCGACCTCCTGGGCTTCAACGACGGCCGGCCCCTGAGCCGCGAGCAGCAGGCGCTGATCGCCGAGAGCTACGACGCCGTGCGATGGCTCGCCTCGCGGGGGGTGAAGTTCGAGCCGATCTATTCCCGCCAATCCTTCGAGAAGGACGGGCGCCACGTCTTCTGGGGCGGGCTGACGCTGGCGACCCGCGGCGAGGGCCACGGCCTCGCCGAGGCCGAGCGCGCCGCCTTCGAGGCGCTCGGCGGCGAGATCCGCTACGGCTGCGCCGCCGAGGAATTGATCGTCGAGGGCGGCCGGGTCCGCGGCCTGCGCACGAGCACGGGCGAGATCCGGGCGCGGGCGGTGGTGCTCGGCTGCGGCGGCTTCGAGGCCAATGCGGCGATGCGCGAGGAATTCATCGGGCCGGGCTGGGCGGAGGCCAAGGTGCGCGGCACGCCGCACAACCAGGGCGACGGGCTCGCCATGGCGTTCCGCCTCGGCGCCCGTCGCCACGGATTCTACGGCGGCTGCCACGCCACGCCGATGGACCGGTTCACCCCGCCCTACGGCAATCTCGATCTGCCGCATCTCGAGCGCAAGCATTACCGCAAGATCTGCTACTTTCTGGGCGTGATGCTGAATGCCCGCGGCGAGCGCTTCGTCGACGAGGGCAGGGATTTTCGCAACTACACCTACGCCCAGTTCGGCCGCGCCATCATGGAGCAGCCCGGCCACGTCGCCTGGCAGATCTTCGACGCGGCGGTCGATCCGCTGCTCTACAGCGAGTACCGGTTCCACGATGCGCATTTCATCGAGGCCGACACGCTGGATGCCCTGATCGACCGCCTCGACGGCCTCACCGATAAGGCCCAGGCGCGGGCGACGATCGCGGCCTTCAACCAGGCGGTGGACGAGAGCGTGCCCTTCGACCCGACGGTGAAGGACGGGCGCGGCACGAAGGGCCTCGCGCTCCCGAAATCGAACTGGGCGCGGCGGATCGAGGCCGGCCCGTTCAAGGCCTATCCGGTCACCGGCGGCATCACCTTCACCTATGGCGGCGTCGAGGTCGACGGGGACGGGGCGGTCCTGCACGAGAGCGGCGCACCGATCCCCGGCCTCTATGCCTGCGGCGAGATGGTCGGCGGCGTGTTCTTCAACGGCTATCCGGGCGGCTCGGGCCTCACCTCCGGCGTGGTGTTCGGGCGCCGGGCCGGGAACGGGGCGGCGCGGGCCGGCTGA
- a CDS encoding GntR family transcriptional regulator, whose amino-acid sequence MTERGSGEPRGGQSAYDRLLGAIEEGELPPGSRLREAELAERFAISRTPVREALARLEAQGLVRHEPHRGASVARLDYAQVTELYDLREVLEGTAARLAAVHASAIEVEILEEMVERDRGLIGDAAALARTNRLFHRQIHACAHNRFLQGTLETMRLSLVLLSGTTLAQGERAAAAIDEHAAIVARIRAHDGDGAEAAARTHIRAAFKARIRLHQEM is encoded by the coding sequence ATGACGGAGCGGGGATCGGGTGAGCCGCGCGGGGGCCAGAGCGCCTATGACCGCCTGCTCGGCGCCATCGAGGAGGGCGAATTGCCCCCCGGCAGCCGCCTGCGCGAGGCGGAGCTGGCCGAGCGCTTCGCGATCAGCCGCACGCCGGTGCGCGAGGCCCTGGCCCGGCTGGAGGCGCAGGGACTGGTGCGGCACGAGCCGCATCGCGGCGCCAGCGTGGCGCGGCTCGACTACGCACAGGTGACCGAGCTCTACGACCTGCGCGAGGTGCTGGAGGGCACGGCGGCGCGGCTCGCCGCCGTCCATGCCAGCGCGATCGAGGTCGAGATCCTGGAGGAGATGGTCGAGCGCGACCGGGGCCTGATCGGCGATGCGGCGGCGCTGGCGCGCACCAACCGCCTGTTCCACCGCCAGATCCACGCCTGCGCCCATAACCGCTTCCTGCAGGGAACGCTGGAGACGATGCGGCTCTCGCTCGTGCTCCTCTCCGGCACGACCCTTGCGCAAGGAGAGCGGGCCGCGGCGGCGATCGACGAGCATGCGGCGATCGTCGCCCGGATCCGCGCCCATGACGGCGACGGTGCCGAGGCGGCGGCGCGGACCCATATCCGGGCGGCGTTCAAGGCGCGGATCCGCCTGCACCAGGAGATGTGA
- a CDS encoding pentapeptide repeat-containing protein — METRPIPQLDPRTDALLAEIAAQDGRPLCRDGRPLDLRDANLSRDRLAPLADGSGWWDAERRGLNLAGAEIPGSDLEQADLTGATLKRARLPGALARSADFSGALIEEADFGRADLSGARFTGVAGGQADFTEAMLEDASFRDASLRFARLPRSLLDGADFSGADLWGADFTGADADYTRFRGARLDEVNLTDTNLTHADFEGASLTKARLTGSRLRSAVLTGAKLDGADLSGADLSAATLVRLDLSSCALRHTRFAGAWLNGTRFRAAQIGEAVGEEVAGEYEAAKASYLALEQNFQSIGSHDEAGWAYRRRRRMGRLHAGALFRAAWADRDRKGIFRHGYRWLADHFVEWLCDYGESLSRLFRAFAILIVVFGGLYGVTGGLIPEGGTAATYNLLDLMSYSALNMMTANPPEIGIKPVGRVTNLLVGVQGGTGIVLMGLFGFVLGNRLRR; from the coding sequence GTGGAGACCCGGCCGATTCCCCAACTCGACCCGCGCACCGACGCGCTGCTTGCCGAGATCGCGGCGCAGGACGGCCGCCCCCTGTGCCGGGACGGCCGGCCCCTCGACCTGCGCGACGCGAACCTGAGCCGCGACCGTCTCGCGCCGCTCGCCGACGGTTCGGGCTGGTGGGACGCGGAGCGCCGGGGGCTGAACCTCGCCGGCGCCGAGATCCCGGGCAGCGACCTCGAACAGGCCGACCTCACCGGCGCCACCCTGAAGCGGGCCCGGCTCCCGGGCGCGCTGGCCCGCTCGGCGGATTTTTCCGGCGCGCTGATCGAGGAGGCGGATTTCGGCAGGGCCGATCTCAGCGGCGCCCGCTTCACCGGGGTGGCCGGCGGCCAGGCCGATTTCACCGAGGCGATGCTGGAGGATGCGAGCTTTCGCGATGCGTCCTTACGCTTCGCCCGCCTGCCCCGCAGCCTGCTGGACGGCGCGGATTTCTCCGGCGCCGACCTGTGGGGCGCCGACTTCACCGGGGCCGATGCCGACTACACCAGGTTCCGCGGGGCGCGCCTCGACGAGGTGAACCTGACGGACACCAACCTGACCCACGCCGATTTCGAGGGCGCGAGCCTGACCAAGGCGCGGCTCACCGGCTCGCGCCTGCGCAGCGCAGTGCTGACCGGCGCCAAGCTCGACGGGGCCGACCTGTCGGGCGCCGACCTCTCCGCCGCGACCCTTGTGCGGCTCGACCTCTCCTCCTGCGCCCTGCGCCACACGCGCTTTGCCGGCGCCTGGCTCAACGGCACCCGCTTTCGCGCCGCCCAGATCGGCGAGGCGGTGGGCGAGGAGGTGGCCGGCGAGTACGAGGCGGCCAAGGCGAGCTATCTCGCGCTGGAACAGAATTTCCAGAGCATCGGCAGCCACGACGAGGCCGGCTGGGCCTATCGCCGCCGCCGCCGCATGGGCCGCCTCCATGCCGGTGCGCTGTTCCGTGCCGCCTGGGCCGACCGCGACCGAAAGGGCATCTTCCGCCACGGCTATCGCTGGCTCGCCGACCATTTCGTCGAGTGGCTGTGCGATTACGGCGAGAGCCTCTCGCGGCTGTTCCGCGCCTTCGCGATCCTGATCGTGGTGTTCGGCGGGCTCTACGGCGTCACCGGCGGCCTGATCCCGGAGGGCGGCACGGCGGCGACCTACAACCTCCTCGATCTGATGAGCTACAGCGCCCTCAACATGATGACGGCGAACCCGCCCGAGATCGGCATCAAGCCGGTCGGCCGGGTGACCAACCTGCTCGTGGGGGTGCAGGGCGGGACCGGGATCGTGCTGATGGGGCTGTTCGGGTTCGTACTGGGGAACCGGTTGCGGCGGTGA
- a CDS encoding ABC transporter ATP-binding protein: protein MAGLISIQGLALTFTRDGTRTTVLSDLDLDIEPGEFLAIVGASGVGKSTLLRVIADLVCPSAGTVSVSEPEPGRRAVALVFQDSRLLPWRRVLDNVAFGLEKLRLPRAERRRRAQAALDRVGLGALAGRWPFQLSGGQRQRVSLARALAVEPHVLLMDEPFSALDALTRENLQDELIRLCRASGQTVLFVTHDIEEAVYLADRVVVLAGAPGRIVAAHRIAEAQPRGRASPELKAMTQVIREELGAGGGPQVLRDAS from the coding sequence ATGGCGGGCCTGATTTCGATCCAGGGCCTCGCCCTCACCTTCACCCGCGACGGCACCCGCACCACGGTGCTGTCGGATCTCGACCTCGACATCGAGCCCGGCGAGTTCCTGGCGATCGTCGGCGCCTCCGGCGTCGGCAAGTCGACGCTCCTGCGGGTCATCGCCGACCTCGTGTGCCCGAGTGCCGGCACGGTCTCGGTCAGCGAGCCCGAACCCGGCCGCCGGGCGGTGGCCCTGGTGTTCCAGGATTCGCGCCTGCTGCCCTGGCGCCGCGTCCTCGACAACGTCGCCTTCGGCCTCGAGAAGCTGCGCCTGCCCCGGGCCGAGCGGCGCCGGCGGGCGCAAGCCGCCCTCGACCGGGTGGGCCTCGGGGCGCTTGCCGGGCGCTGGCCGTTCCAGCTCTCCGGCGGCCAGCGCCAGCGGGTGTCGCTCGCCCGGGCGCTGGCGGTCGAGCCGCATGTGCTGCTGATGGACGAGCCGTTCTCGGCCCTCGACGCGCTGACCCGCGAGAACCTCCAGGACGAGTTGATCCGGCTCTGCCGTGCCTCGGGCCAGACGGTCCTGTTCGTCACCCACGACATCGAGGAGGCGGTCTACCTCGCCGACCGGGTCGTGGTGCTGGCCGGGGCCCCCGGCCGCATCGTCGCCGCGCACCGCATCGCCGAGGCCCAGCCGCGCGGCCGGGCGTCGCCGGAACTGAAGGCGATGACGCAGGTGATCCGGGAGGAATTGGGGGCGGGGGGAGGCCCTCAGGTTCTGCGGGATGCGTCCTGA
- a CDS encoding ABC transporter permease, whose translation MRSRPAAVLLPLLGLAAFFALWEAVPRLGLVNPAFLPPPSVLPEAFLRELRSGQWLAAVTGSLGHYLAGLGLGVGLGIAAGTLTGMSRTAEGLTAWVVRVLRPVPGLAWVPFAIIWFGVSPEAALFIVAIGVFWIVYFAAHGAIRGVDRDLIELAAAFGFRSAPERLVTVVWPAAMPGILVGVRTAIGQAWMAVVAAEIFGVAGLGQRMMQASTLLATDIVVVYMLTMALLYGVFDAGFTALQRWILRWRA comes from the coding sequence ATGCGATCCCGCCCCGCGGCGGTCCTGCTCCCGCTCCTGGGGCTCGCCGCCTTCTTCGCCCTGTGGGAGGCCGTGCCCCGGCTCGGCCTCGTCAACCCGGCCTTCCTGCCGCCGCCCTCGGTGCTGCCGGAGGCCTTCCTGCGCGAGCTGCGCTCCGGCCAGTGGCTGGCGGCGGTGACCGGGAGCCTCGGGCATTACCTCGCGGGTCTCGGCCTCGGCGTCGGCCTCGGCATCGCCGCCGGGACGCTCACGGGCATGTCGCGCACCGCCGAAGGCCTGACCGCCTGGGTGGTGCGGGTGCTGCGCCCGGTGCCGGGCCTCGCCTGGGTGCCGTTCGCGATCATCTGGTTCGGGGTCAGCCCGGAGGCGGCCCTGTTCATCGTCGCGATCGGGGTGTTCTGGATCGTCTATTTCGCGGCCCACGGGGCGATCCGCGGCGTCGACCGCGACCTGATCGAGCTCGCCGCCGCCTTCGGCTTCCGCTCGGCGCCCGAGCGCCTGGTCACGGTGGTGTGGCCGGCGGCGATGCCCGGCATCCTCGTCGGCGTGCGCACCGCGATCGGGCAGGCCTGGATGGCGGTGGTGGCCGCCGAGATCTTCGGCGTCGCGGGCCTCGGCCAGCGGATGATGCAGGCCTCGACGCTCCTCGCGACCGACATCGTGGTCGTCTACATGCTCACCATGGCGCTGCTCTACGGCGTGTTCGATGCCGGCTTCACCGCCCTCCAACGCTGGATCCTCAGATGGCGGGCCTGA
- a CDS encoding ABC transporter substrate-binding protein gives MTITRRSILGAAPVLAACALSGGRALAQGSSVQGRSAPLRVGVIPILAAAPIYVAEKEGWLKEAGLSLAVTTFESGPNMIQALASGTLDVYVAGVAPLGVARSKGIDVKVVAATSVEENVFVAGPKLARFAEKGVAPADVFKRYREANGTPARVATQPLGSVPNTTLQYWLWEVAKVDPKDATIVSMGIDATQQAVLAGAVEGGTLREPAVSIVTGRNPAIRLMALGGEMFPNQPGTVVAVTRALLDKEPDAVQAIVTGIVRAVDLIGREPDRVAPIIEGALGKGLVDTATIRRALASPATRFTADPRPIVEPTAAMQRYQVKIGALDREVPLDGLFEPRFYERAVAGK, from the coding sequence ATGACCATCACGCGACGCAGCATCCTTGGGGCAGCCCCGGTTCTGGCGGCCTGCGCCCTGAGTGGCGGCCGGGCCCTGGCGCAAGGATCATCGGTGCAGGGGCGCAGCGCGCCGCTCCGGGTCGGCGTGATCCCGATCCTCGCCGCGGCGCCGATCTATGTCGCCGAGAAGGAAGGCTGGCTGAAGGAGGCCGGGCTGTCGCTCGCCGTCACGACCTTCGAGTCGGGCCCGAACATGATCCAGGCCCTGGCCTCCGGCACCCTCGACGTCTACGTCGCCGGCGTGGCGCCGCTCGGCGTCGCCCGCTCCAAGGGCATCGACGTGAAGGTGGTAGCCGCCACCTCGGTCGAAGAGAACGTCTTCGTCGCCGGCCCCAAGCTCGCCCGCTTCGCCGAGAAGGGCGTCGCCCCGGCCGACGTCTTCAAGCGCTACCGCGAGGCGAACGGCACCCCGGCCCGGGTCGCCACCCAGCCGCTGGGCTCGGTGCCCAACACCACCCTGCAATACTGGCTGTGGGAGGTGGCGAAGGTCGATCCGAAGGACGCGACGATCGTCTCGATGGGCATCGACGCGACGCAGCAGGCGGTGCTCGCCGGTGCGGTCGAGGGCGGGACCCTGCGCGAGCCCGCGGTCTCGATCGTCACCGGCCGCAACCCGGCGATCCGCCTGATGGCGCTTGGCGGCGAGATGTTCCCCAACCAGCCCGGCACCGTCGTCGCCGTGACCCGCGCGCTCCTCGACAAGGAGCCCGACGCCGTGCAGGCGATCGTGACCGGCATCGTGCGGGCGGTCGACCTGATCGGCCGCGAGCCGGACCGCGTCGCGCCGATCATCGAGGGCGCGCTCGGCAAGGGCCTCGTCGACACCGCCACCATCCGCCGGGCGCTCGCCTCCCCGGCGACGCGCTTCACCGCCGATCCGCGCCCGATCGTCGAGCCGACGGCGGCGATGCAGCGCTACCAGGTCAAGATCGGCGCGCTCGACCGCGAGGTGCCCCTCGACGGGCTGTTCGAGCCGCGCTTCTACGAGCGTGCGGTCGCTGGCAAGTAA
- a CDS encoding urea ABC transporter substrate-binding protein: MALSRRDLLRTASAVPLSTLAMPALLRSAKAETPILVGSLHDQSGPLAASGAPMVESLKLGIEEVNAAGGLLGRPLQLVHYDTQSNIQMYSQYAQQLAVRDKVAVVHGGITSASREAIRPTFNRFNVLYFYNVLYEGGVCDRNTFCTGTTPAQTVEKLVPYAMTKGGKPAKKVYVIAADYNYGQITAKWMQKYVKDHGGETVAVDFFPLDVTNFGPTISKIQAAKPDLLLSALVGGNHTAFYRQWTSAGMKDQIPIASTTFGLVNEPTTLNAAESNGILGAYGYFEELTTPASTAYVAKLKKQAPNIPYISELAAATYEGFHLWVEGVKKAKSIDRMAVTEALETGISFDGPTGTVTIDHATHHVTRNAYLAAVKDRKWDVRETYPDAKPQDTAAVCNLVKNPRDNKQYEISI, from the coding sequence ATGGCCCTTTCTCGTCGCGACCTTCTCCGCACCGCCTCCGCCGTCCCGCTCTCGACCCTGGCGATGCCCGCCCTGCTCCGCTCGGCCAAAGCCGAGACGCCGATCCTGGTCGGCTCGCTGCACGACCAGTCGGGCCCGCTCGCGGCGTCGGGCGCCCCGATGGTCGAGAGCCTGAAGCTCGGCATCGAGGAAGTGAACGCGGCCGGCGGCCTGCTGGGCCGGCCGTTGCAGCTGGTGCATTACGACACCCAGTCGAACATCCAGATGTATTCGCAATACGCCCAGCAGCTCGCGGTGCGCGACAAGGTGGCGGTGGTCCATGGCGGCATCACCTCGGCCTCGCGCGAGGCGATCCGCCCGACCTTCAACCGCTTCAATGTGCTGTACTTCTACAACGTGCTGTACGAGGGCGGGGTCTGCGACCGCAACACCTTCTGCACCGGCACCACCCCGGCCCAGACGGTGGAGAAGCTGGTGCCCTACGCGATGACCAAGGGCGGGAAGCCCGCCAAGAAGGTCTACGTCATCGCCGCCGATTACAATTACGGCCAGATCACCGCCAAGTGGATGCAGAAATACGTCAAGGACCACGGCGGCGAGACGGTCGCGGTCGATTTCTTCCCCCTCGACGTGACCAATTTCGGTCCGACGATCTCGAAGATCCAGGCGGCGAAGCCCGACCTGCTGCTCTCGGCGCTGGTCGGCGGCAACCACACGGCGTTCTACCGGCAATGGACCTCGGCCGGGATGAAGGACCAGATCCCGATCGCCTCGACCACCTTCGGCCTCGTCAACGAGCCCACCACCCTCAACGCCGCCGAGAGCAACGGCATCCTCGGCGCCTACGGCTATTTCGAGGAACTGACGACCCCGGCGAGCACCGCCTACGTCGCCAAGCTGAAGAAGCAGGCACCGAACATCCCGTATATCAGCGAATTGGCGGCGGCGACCTACGAAGGTTTCCATCTCTGGGTCGAGGGGGTGAAGAAGGCCAAGTCCATCGACCGGATGGCGGTGACCGAGGCGCTGGAAACCGGGATCTCCTTCGACGGGCCGACCGGCACGGTCACGATCGACCACGCCACCCATCACGTCACCCGCAACGCCTATCTGGCGGCGGTCAAGGACCGGAAATGGGACGTGCGCGAGACCTATCCGGATGCCAAGCCCCAGGATACGGCGGCGGTGTGCAACCTGGTGAAGAACCCGCGCGACAACAAGCAGTATGAGATTTCGATCTGA
- a CDS encoding branched-chain amino acid ABC transporter permease: protein MDLSLIIALDVVNGAASLFLLCLGLAIIFGMMKIINLAHGEFVMLGAYATVISANAGLNIWIAMLVVAPLFVGLVGLVIERCLIRFLYGRLVDSMLATWGLSLCLIGLVTTIFGNTINGVPTPLGGFQVGAYRSSWYTVFLLGMAVLVMALVYGVLRFTRFGLVARAVMLNPGMAATLGVNPAKIYMATFGIGAAVTGLAGGLLAPVSGITPVMGTAFVAKCFITVVGGGAAIISGTLSAAGLFGLVNQLGAFFTTPVYGEVILFLSAILLIRLLPQGISGRFFKGTL from the coding sequence ATGGATCTGTCGCTCATCATCGCGCTCGACGTCGTGAACGGGGCCGCCTCCCTGTTCCTGCTCTGCCTCGGTCTCGCGATCATCTTCGGAATGATGAAGATCATCAACCTGGCCCACGGCGAGTTCGTGATGCTCGGCGCCTATGCCACGGTGATCTCGGCCAATGCCGGACTCAACATCTGGATCGCGATGCTGGTCGTGGCGCCGCTCTTCGTCGGGCTGGTCGGGCTCGTCATCGAGCGCTGCCTGATCCGGTTCCTGTACGGGCGCCTCGTCGATTCGATGCTGGCGACCTGGGGCCTGAGCCTGTGCCTGATCGGCCTCGTCACGACGATCTTCGGCAACACCATCAACGGCGTGCCGACGCCGCTCGGCGGGTTCCAGGTCGGGGCCTACCGGTCGAGCTGGTACACGGTCTTCCTCCTCGGCATGGCCGTCCTGGTGATGGCGCTCGTCTACGGCGTGCTCCGCTTCACCCGCTTCGGCCTCGTCGCCCGGGCGGTGATGCTGAACCCGGGCATGGCAGCGACCCTCGGGGTCAATCCGGCGAAGATCTACATGGCGACCTTCGGCATCGGCGCCGCGGTCACCGGGCTCGCCGGCGGGCTCCTGGCGCCGGTCTCCGGCATCACCCCGGTGATGGGCACCGCCTTCGTCGCCAAGTGCTTCATCACCGTGGTGGGCGGGGGCGCGGCGATCATCTCGGGCACGCTCTCGGCCGCCGGCCTGTTCGGCCTCGTCAACCAGCTCGGCGCCTTCTTCACCACCCCGGTCTACGGCGAGGTGATCCTGTTCCTCTCCGCGATCCTGCTGATCCGCCTGCTGCCGCAGGGCATCTCCGGCCGCTTCTTCAAGGGAACGCTCTGA
- a CDS encoding ABC transporter permease subunit — protein sequence MPARLTLGLQALAVLAAVILVAALPTYLELFTLMQLTLFAAMGVLALSLGFIWGFGGILSFGQTAFFGLGGYTYAIAAINFGDSTNAILLAILFPALFAAALGYFVFYGRISEVYLGVITLTVTLILFNVVNSTAGDAYTIGQARLGGFNGIPSVPTFNAPYTPDAVLTPEASWWVTGFTLVGVYLLMRLLLASPFGRIAVAVRENETRAALLGYDPRLIKLGVFMVGGAVAGLAGALYVNWGAFVGPTIFSLALSAEIIIWITVGGLGTLIGPVLGCVLIQFLNAKIGSQQAFNSNLVLGVILVGFVLLLPKGIVPTLKTAFLGLGRRAKRRPAPSTSSRARIAGAE from the coding sequence ATGCCCGCTCGCCTCACGCTCGGGCTCCAGGCCCTGGCGGTCCTCGCCGCCGTCATTCTGGTCGCGGCGCTGCCCACCTATCTCGAACTCTTCACCCTGATGCAGCTGACGCTGTTTGCCGCGATGGGCGTGCTGGCGCTCAGCCTCGGCTTCATCTGGGGCTTCGGCGGCATCCTGTCCTTCGGCCAGACCGCGTTCTTCGGCCTGGGCGGCTACACCTACGCCATCGCGGCGATCAATTTCGGCGATTCGACCAACGCGATCCTGCTGGCGATCCTGTTCCCTGCCCTGTTCGCGGCGGCGCTCGGCTACTTCGTGTTCTACGGCCGGATCAGCGAGGTCTATCTCGGCGTCATCACGCTCACCGTCACGCTGATCCTGTTCAACGTCGTCAACTCGACGGCGGGCGACGCCTACACGATCGGCCAGGCCCGGCTCGGCGGCTTCAACGGCATCCCCTCGGTGCCGACCTTCAACGCCCCCTACACGCCGGATGCGGTGCTCACGCCCGAAGCCTCGTGGTGGGTCACCGGCTTCACGCTGGTCGGCGTCTATCTCCTCATGCGCCTGCTGCTCGCCAGTCCCTTCGGACGCATCGCCGTGGCGGTGCGCGAGAACGAGACCCGGGCGGCCTTGCTCGGCTACGATCCGCGCCTGATCAAGCTCGGCGTGTTCATGGTCGGCGGCGCCGTCGCCGGGCTGGCGGGCGCGCTCTACGTCAACTGGGGCGCCTTCGTCGGCCCGACGATCTTCTCCCTGGCGCTCTCGGCCGAGATCATCATCTGGATCACGGTCGGGGGCCTGGGCACCCTGATCGGCCCGGTACTGGGCTGCGTCCTGATCCAGTTCCTCAACGCCAAGATCGGCTCGCAGCAGGCCTTCAACTCCAACCTGGTGCTGGGCGTGATCCTGGTCGGCTTCGTGCTGCTGCTGCCGAAGGGCATCGTTCCGACGCTGAAGACCGCGTTCCTCGGCCTCGGCCGACGCGCCAAGCGGCGCCCCGCCCCTTCGACCTCGTCCCGGGCCCGGATCGCGGGAGCCGAATGA